The following proteins are encoded in a genomic region of Ictalurus punctatus breed USDA103 chromosome 15, Coco_2.0, whole genome shotgun sequence:
- the ribc1 gene encoding RIB43A-like with coiled-coils protein 1 isoform X2, translating into MDQKLMTQQREEAERKRELAQELVQDWAIYQRSEDSRDADINYNHQGGPDVSLVDQESLGPASMQVFEGEGVGENERRKFQMEQNERILRAQREEREKRQKVQKHKELVGGLELIQQDLRAIHLDALEEECKKAALIALKSYNQVQAEERQERERQDKQKHEGLDLAEILQMVTSDLLTECPEVAVKEGMGSAEAPRVLPDRWKGMSSEELNAIYRQRAEQRADRERQRQREKQSNLAWDLQQLEQARQQEEEERRVRELERERRARLDQYNQQLAREQQEHQKYLNNDLYTNRPTVRYFSQFSASSR; encoded by the exons ATGGACCAAAAGCTGATGACGCAACAAAGAGAGGAGGCGGAACGAAAGAGAGAGTTGGCACAGGAGCTTGTGCAGGACTGGGCGATATACCAGCGCTCTGAGGACTCTCGTGATGCGGATATTAATTATAATCACCAAGGGGGACCCGATGTCAGCTTAGTCGATCAAGAGTCATTGGGACCTGCCAGTATGCAGGTTTTTGAG GGAGAAGGTGTTGGGGAAAATGAAAGGAGGAAGTTTCAGATGGAGCAGAATGAGAGAATTCTCAGAGCTCAAAGGGAAGAGCGAGAGAAACGCCAGAAAGTGCAGAAACacaaag aGTTGGTTGGAGGTCTGGAGCTGATCCAGCAGGACCTGAGAGCAATACATCTGGATGCTCTGGAGGAAGAGTGTAAGAAAGCTGCCCTGATTGCACTCAAAAGCTACAACCAGGTTCAG GCAGAAGAGAGGCAGGAGCGAGAAAGGCAAGACAAGCAGAAGCATGAGGGCTTGGACCTGGCAGAGATTCTGCAGAtggtgacctctgaccttttgACCGAGTGCCCGGAAGTTGCAGTGAAGGAGGGCATGGGTTCAGCTGAGGCTCCTCGAGTGCTACCTGATCGCTGGAAGGGGATGAGCTCTGAGGAGCTCAACGCCATCTACAGGCAGAGAGCAGAACAGCGTGCTGATAGAgag AGGCAGAGACAGCGGGAGAAGCAGAGCAACCTGGCGTGGGATTTGCAGCAGCTGGAGCAGGCCAGGCagcaagaggaggaggagagaagagtgaGGGAactagagagagaaaggagagcaCGACTGGACCAATACAACCAGCAGCTGGCTAGAGAGCAGCAGGAACA CCAAAAGTACCTCAATAATGACCTTTACACCAACCGGCCCACTGTGCGCTACTTCAGCCAGTTCAGCGCAAGCTCTCGCTAA